From Pirellulales bacterium:
CGACGGACGCAAGGGCAACGCCGAACCGATGGTCAAGGCGCCGTCGCGCGAAGAGCGGCAGAAGCTCGACGAGTTGTCGCGGGCCATCGCCGAGCTGGACCGCGAGCTGGATGCCCCCATCGCCGCGGTCGACGCCGCGCAAGCGGCTTGGGAAAAGGATGCGCTGGAAGTCGGCGGAACCGATGGAAACATTCTCGATCAGAAGACGTTGTCGCAAGACGTGCATGCCGCCTTGGCGGTTCCCTCGGAATCGCGCAATGAGGATCAGCGCTCGGCGGTGCGGAAGTATTTTCGCCGACACGTCAGCAACGAATTGAAGCCGCGGTTCGACGTACTGGCGGGGCTGCGCGCTCGGCAAGCGGATCTCGACAAGGCCATTCCCACCGTCATGGTGATGCGCGAAATGCCTCAACCACGAGACACATACCTGCTCGTTCGCGGGCAGTACGACAAGCACGGCGAAAAAGTGCTGCCGGGCGTGCCCGCCTGTCTGCCTCCACTCGCCGATGGTGCGCCTGCCAATCGGCTGGGCCTGGCCCGCTGGCTGGTCGGTCCGGCACATCCGCTGACGGCGCGAGTGGTCATCAACCGCTTTTGGCAGATGCTCTTCGGCACGGGCCTGGTCAAGACGGCCGAAGATTTCGGCTCGCAAGGCGAACGCCCCAGTCATTCGGAGTTGCTCGATTGGCTGGCCGTCGAGTTTCGCGAGAGCGGCTGGGACGTCAAGCACATGCTGCGGTTGATGGTCAGCTCGGCGACGTACCGACAATCGTCCGTCGCCGCGGCGGAGTTCATGGCCAAAGACCCGGAGAACCGGCTGCTGGCCCGCATGAGCCGATTGCGGCTGCCGGCTGAAGCGATTCGCGATCAGGCGTTGGCGGCCGGCGGACTTTTGGATGGGCGGATCGGCGGAGCGAGCGTCTCGCCTTATCAGCCGCCCGGCTTGTGGGAAGAGCTGATGTCGCGTGAGGACGGAGCGAATTGGACGGCCCAGACGTACGTGCAGAGCCACGGCGCCGATCTCTATCGCCGCACGATGTACACGTTTTGGAAGCGCACCAGTCCGCCGCCGACGCTTTCGACCTTCGACGCGCCCGACCGCGAAGTCTGCACCGTTCGCCGGGCGCGTACCAATACTCCCTTGCAAGCATTGATTCTTCTCAACGACCCGACCTACGTCGAAGCCGCCCGCAAGCTGGCCGAGCGCGTGCTGCGCGAGGCCGGATCGACCGAGGATCGCATGGAGCGAATGTTCCAGCTCGTTCTTGCTCGCCGGCCCAGCGGTCGTGAAGCGGCCGTTTTGCGGAGTATCGTTGAGGAGCAACTGGCGAAGTTTCGTGTGGATCATGAAGCGGCCGTCAAGCTTCTTTCCGTCGGCGAATCGCCGCGCGATGAGCGGTTCGAGCCGGCGGAGCTGGCCGCCTGGTCGGCGGCGGCCAGCGTGGTTTTGAATCTGGATGAAGCGGTAACGAGAAATTAAGCCTCAATCGAAGAAAGCGAATAATGGCAACGTTGTCGCGACGCGCTGTTTTTCCGGAAGGACTGTTGCGTGCCCCGGCGCTGCTCGCGAGCGGTGATCGCCTGTCACAAGCGGAGTTTCACAGAAGATACCTGCAATATCCCGACGACATCAAGTTCGAGTTGATCGATGGCACTGTCTATCTTGCTCCGCCCACGCGTCTGCGGCACGGAAAATGCGCGAGCATGCTGGGAGCCATCCTTGGGCTGTATGAAATGCAAACTCCCGGCGTGGAAGCTGCCCTAAACGCCACGCTTATTCTCGGCCCTGAGAGCGAGCCGCAACCCGACCTTGTGCTGCGCGTTCTACCGAGGTACGGGGGGCGGACGTGGACCGACGAACT
This genomic window contains:
- a CDS encoding PSD1 and planctomycete cytochrome C domain-containing protein, whose protein sequence is MRLSLLIGGLIALGAASALAAESATATPAIDFNGQIRPILSNHCFQCHGPDVAQRKAGLRLDLRDEAFRATESGVVAIVPRKPAESELVRRIFAADDERMPPADSNKRLTEAEKSLLKEWVAAGAPWQDHWSFIAPVRPALPTVSHAGWSRNAIDDFILSRLDQERLAPSPQANRPTLIRRLSLDLTGLPPTPEEVDRFVNDAAGDAYEELVARLLASPRYGERMAQEWLDAARFADTHGYHIDAGRDMSRWRDWVIGSYNRNLPFDQFTIEQLAGDLLPNPTLDQLIASGFNRNHMINFEGGAVPEEYHTAYIVDRVNTTSTVWLGLTVACTQCHDHKYDPLTQREFYELYAFFHNVPENGLDGRKGNAEPMVKAPSREERQKLDELSRAIAELDRELDAPIAAVDAAQAAWEKDALEVGGTDGNILDQKTLSQDVHAALAVPSESRNEDQRSAVRKYFRRHVSNELKPRFDVLAGLRARQADLDKAIPTVMVMREMPQPRDTYLLVRGQYDKHGEKVLPGVPACLPPLADGAPANRLGLARWLVGPAHPLTARVVINRFWQMLFGTGLVKTAEDFGSQGERPSHSELLDWLAVEFRESGWDVKHMLRLMVSSATYRQSSVAAAEFMAKDPENRLLARMSRLRLPAEAIRDQALAAGGLLDGRIGGASVSPYQPPGLWEELMSREDGANWTAQTYVQSHGADLYRRTMYTFWKRTSPPPTLSTFDAPDREVCTVRRARTNTPLQALILLNDPTYVEAARKLAERVLREAGSTEDRMERMFQLVLARRPSGREAAVLRSIVEEQLAKFRVDHEAAVKLLSVGESPRDERFEPAELAAWSAAASVVLNLDEAVTRN